A portion of the Desulfotignum phosphitoxidans DSM 13687 genome contains these proteins:
- a CDS encoding Y-family DNA polymerase — translation MIKKKDMPVFALVDCNNFYVSCERVFNPGLAHRPVIVLSNNDGCAVARSNEAKALGITMGVPVFKIRHLIDLHDVQVFSSNYVLYGDMSSRVMQTLSAFAPAMEIYSIDEAFLSLGRLAFTDLTAYGQQIRHTVKQYTGIPVSIGMAPSKTLAKLAAGIAKKSNKAAGVLDLTAPRFRDRALEMTPVEDVWGIGRQYARYLQIRGIRTARDFRDADIGRFKKKMGINGVRIQKELRGESCYDLETDDPGKKTISVSRSFKTPVTDFDSLSEAVSTYIVRGGEKLRAQGSHAEAMTVYVTTSRFKPDSFYYNSDTTSFPTALNYTSALLAHGRTALKRIFRKGRAYTKAGVIFSDLTRNGIYQQDLFDTSDRSRADRVMETMDRINLQMGAGTVTYPATGMGRDRSWTTVFNHRSSAYTTDWHQLLTVGP, via the coding sequence ATGATAAAAAAAAAAGACATGCCCGTATTTGCCCTGGTGGACTGCAACAATTTCTATGTGTCGTGTGAGCGGGTGTTCAATCCCGGACTGGCACACCGGCCCGTGATTGTTTTATCCAACAACGACGGATGTGCCGTAGCCCGGTCCAACGAAGCCAAAGCCCTGGGCATCACCATGGGGGTGCCGGTTTTCAAGATCCGGCATCTTATCGATCTGCATGATGTTCAGGTGTTTTCATCCAATTACGTCCTTTATGGGGATATGTCCAGCCGGGTGATGCAGACCCTTTCCGCCTTTGCCCCGGCCATGGAGATCTATTCCATTGACGAGGCGTTTCTGAGCCTGGGCCGGCTGGCTTTCACGGACCTGACCGCCTATGGGCAGCAGATCCGGCACACGGTCAAACAATACACCGGCATCCCTGTGAGCATCGGCATGGCTCCTTCCAAGACCCTGGCCAAGCTGGCAGCCGGGATCGCCAAAAAATCGAACAAAGCCGCCGGGGTCCTGGACCTGACAGCTCCGCGGTTCCGGGACCGGGCCCTGGAGATGACCCCCGTGGAAGATGTGTGGGGGATCGGCCGGCAATATGCCCGGTATCTTCAGATACGGGGCATCCGGACAGCCCGGGATTTCAGGGATGCCGACATCGGGCGGTTCAAAAAAAAGATGGGCATCAACGGGGTGAGAATCCAGAAGGAACTGCGGGGAGAGTCCTGTTATGACCTGGAAACGGATGATCCGGGGAAAAAAACGATTTCCGTGTCCCGGTCCTTTAAGACGCCGGTTACCGATTTTGACAGCCTGTCCGAGGCGGTCAGCACCTATATTGTCCGGGGCGGTGAAAAACTCCGGGCCCAGGGCAGCCATGCCGAAGCCATGACCGTTTATGTCACCACCAGCCGGTTCAAGCCGGATTCCTTTTACTACAACTCAGATACCACCAGTTTTCCCACGGCCCTGAACTATACGTCTGCACTGCTTGCCCACGGCCGGACCGCGCTGAAGCGGATTTTCCGGAAAGGCCGGGCCTATACCAAGGCCGGCGTGATCTTTTCAGACCTGACACGGAACGGGATCTATCAGCAGGACCTGTTTGACACATCAGACCGGTCCCGGGCCGACCGGGTGATGGAAACCATGGACCGCATCAACCTTCAGATGGGCGCCGGCACGGTCACCTACCCCGCCACCGGTATGGGCCGGGACCGGTCCTGGACCACCGTATTCAACCACCGTTCCTCCGCCTACACCACGGACTGGCACCAGCTGCTGACAGTGGGACCTTAA
- a CDS encoding LexA family protein, translated as MNTLFTPDLSTPISRPLYMTAIEAGFPSPADDYIEGRLDLNQHLIKHPAATFFVRVSGNSMINAGIFPGDILIVDRSLEAVDKKIVIAVINGELTVKRLRIRSGQPFLEPENDQYSPIEITPDMAFEIWGVVTNVIHKV; from the coding sequence ATGAATACGTTGTTTACCCCGGATCTGTCTACACCCATCAGCCGGCCCCTTTACATGACTGCCATTGAGGCCGGATTCCCCTCTCCGGCCGATGATTATATCGAAGGCCGCCTGGATCTGAACCAGCATCTGATCAAACACCCGGCTGCCACCTTTTTTGTCCGGGTCAGCGGCAACTCCATGATCAATGCCGGTATTTTTCCCGGGGATATCCTGATTGTGGACCGGTCCCTGGAGGCGGTGGACAAAAAAATTGTCATTGCCGTGATAAATGGCGAGCTCACGGTCAAGCGGTTGAGAATCCGGTCGGGACAGCCGTTTCTTGAGCCGGAAAACGACCAGTACTCCCCCATTGAAATCACCCCGGATATGGCCTTCGAGATCTGGGGGGTGGTGACCAATGTGATCCACAAGGTATGA
- a CDS encoding thioredoxin domain-containing protein: protein MNMTLFSATGCVRCRMAAVFMDERGMSYEKEDALGQGKDVFKQFYREHRSAVTRGPDGIAFPILFTGDTVVQGLGPVLAFLQAGAALEPFVTLDHSPHGWISGLDLSARPLPDGSDLLAVLRFLKQKRLNIQMEACGRNPHILTSVITEGLCDKVVFTLHGPASRYEDLTGLPLDEADLSASLSLLTSVKDYTILLPVRPVSTSQGPGVSITPEEAGQAARLVETATGSKKHPFFIQPAAPREEGLEPLTAPRLFKYRTLCRRFMVMADIWKPA, encoded by the coding sequence ATGAACATGACATTGTTTTCCGCCACCGGGTGTGTCCGGTGCCGTATGGCCGCGGTTTTCATGGATGAACGCGGCATGTCCTATGAAAAAGAAGATGCGCTTGGCCAGGGAAAGGACGTTTTCAAACAGTTTTATCGGGAACACCGGAGTGCGGTTACCCGGGGGCCGGACGGGATCGCGTTTCCCATCCTGTTCACCGGTGACACGGTTGTCCAGGGCCTGGGGCCGGTACTGGCATTTTTGCAGGCAGGCGCAGCGCTGGAACCGTTCGTGACCCTGGACCACTCCCCCCATGGATGGATCAGCGGGCTGGACCTGTCTGCCCGGCCCCTGCCGGATGGCTCCGATCTTCTGGCTGTGCTTCGGTTTCTCAAGCAGAAACGCCTGAACATCCAGATGGAGGCCTGCGGCAGAAATCCCCATATCCTGACATCCGTGATCACGGAAGGGCTGTGCGACAAAGTGGTGTTCACCCTCCATGGCCCGGCATCCCGTTACGAAGATCTCACGGGCCTGCCCCTGGATGAAGCAGACCTGTCGGCCAGCCTGTCTTTGCTCACATCGGTGAAAGACTATACCATTCTTCTGCCGGTCCGGCCGGTGTCCACGTCCCAGGGGCCGGGGGTATCCATCACCCCGGAGGAGGCGGGCCAGGCCGCACGGCTGGTGGAAACCGCCACAGGCAGCAAAAAACACCCGTTTTTCATTCAGCCAGCGGCCCCTCGGGAGGAAGGTCTGGAACCTCTGACTGCCCCCCGGTTGTTCAAATACCGCACCCTTTGCCGAAGGTTCATGGTGATGGCCGATATATGGAAGCCGGCATGA
- a CDS encoding aryl-sulfate sulfotransferase: MSYPTIYPTGTTVYDPQKAFNGYTLFQAKELGALLIDMNGGEVKLWKGLHGFPNKLLEGGYVIGHTGERNTRYSMQDYRDLIQVDWDGNIAWAFNQYEYIEDPGEDPQWMARVHHDYQRQGNPVGYYVPGMPAETDQGNTLILGHKNLVCSKISDKPLLDDVIYEISWDGDILWEWVCSEHFDEFEFREDAKNILCRDPNMRPCGGGMGDWMHLNSMSLLGPNKWYDSGDTRFHPDNIIADGRETNIIFIVSKQTGEVVWKVGPDYDYTPESRLGWIIGQHHAHMIPKGLPGEGNILVFDNGGWAGYGSCHPGSPTGAKNALRDYSRVLEFDPVTLKIVWQYTPHEAGLVHPTDSNRFYSPFISSAQRLPNGNTLITEGSGGRIIEVTAAHERVWEYISPYWGRHFKMNMVYRAYRYPYAYVPQQDPPKEVAIEPLDITTFRVPNSQPKGPRSQVSVAGVLPFQSSSALCVVSDTDGGLADKK, from the coding sequence ATGAGTTATCCCACCATCTATCCCACGGGCACCACGGTATATGATCCCCAAAAGGCGTTTAACGGATACACCCTGTTCCAGGCCAAGGAGCTGGGTGCCCTGCTGATCGACATGAACGGCGGAGAGGTCAAACTGTGGAAAGGCCTGCACGGGTTCCCCAACAAGCTGCTTGAGGGCGGGTACGTGATCGGACACACCGGGGAACGCAACACCCGGTACAGCATGCAGGACTACCGGGACCTGATCCAGGTGGACTGGGACGGCAATATTGCCTGGGCGTTCAACCAGTATGAATATATCGAGGACCCGGGAGAAGACCCTCAGTGGATGGCAAGGGTCCATCACGATTACCAGCGCCAGGGCAACCCCGTGGGGTATTACGTGCCCGGGATGCCGGCTGAAACCGATCAGGGCAACACCCTGATTCTGGGGCACAAAAATTTGGTGTGCTCCAAGATTTCGGACAAGCCGTTGCTGGACGACGTGATCTACGAGATCTCCTGGGACGGGGATATCCTGTGGGAATGGGTGTGCAGCGAGCATTTTGACGAATTCGAATTCCGGGAGGATGCAAAGAACATCCTGTGCCGGGATCCCAACATGCGGCCCTGCGGCGGGGGCATGGGGGACTGGATGCATCTGAACAGCATGTCGCTTCTGGGTCCCAACAAATGGTACGACAGCGGAGATACGCGGTTCCACCCGGACAATATTATTGCCGACGGCCGGGAGACCAACATCATCTTTATTGTCAGCAAACAGACCGGGGAGGTGGTGTGGAAGGTGGGGCCCGATTATGATTATACGCCTGAGAGCCGCCTGGGGTGGATCATCGGCCAGCACCACGCCCACATGATCCCGAAAGGCCTGCCCGGAGAGGGCAATATCCTGGTGTTTGACAACGGGGGATGGGCCGGGTACGGCAGCTGCCATCCGGGCAGTCCCACAGGTGCCAAGAACGCGTTGCGCGACTACTCCCGGGTGCTGGAGTTCGACCCGGTCACCCTTAAAATCGTGTGGCAGTACACCCCCCACGAGGCCGGACTGGTGCATCCCACGGACAGCAACCGGTTCTACAGCCCATTCATCAGTTCGGCCCAGCGCCTTCCCAACGGCAACACCCTGATCACCGAAGGCAGCGGCGGCCGGATCATCGAGGTCACCGCGGCCCACGAACGGGTGTGGGAATATATTTCCCCCTACTGGGGCCGGCATTTCAAGATGAACATGGTCTACCGGGCTTACCGGTATCCCTATGCATATGTCCCCCAGCAAGATCCACCCAAAGAGGTCGCCATAGAGCCGCTGGATATCACCACGTTCCGGGTGCCCAATTCACAGCCCAAAGGCCCCCGGTCTCAGGTATCTGTGGCAGGGGTGCTGCCGTTCCAGAGTTCCTCGGCCCTGTGTGTGGTATCTGATACGGACGGCGGGCTTGCTGATAAAAAATGA
- a CDS encoding tripartite tricarboxylate transporter permease, producing MFEHMLDGFYAAFSLANLAALVFGSFVGVVVGILPGLGPMVGMVVLLPFTFSFPPDIALSLLLGVFCGGYFGGAIPAVLLRTPGVPSSIVTSFDGYPLTQKGQAQAALSAALLGSFGGGVISVLILMFLAPVLAHVAASFGPPEYFTVALFGVVLVVMAFRSQLGRGIMLLGLGFWFSTVGIDGTTLSERYVFGTLAMQNGLDIVPICLGLFGIGQTLILVEQNIMKTDHVHLSRSTLDFSQLWAALKYWKTLVRSGVIGTFVGLLPGTGSILASFMSYDTAKRLSPEKERFGHGTPEGCIASEAGNNAVPAGAMIPLLTLGIPGDALSAVLLGVFTINGIYPGPLLLVKEPVLISTLYFSMLLINVAAFAMLMIWLRPFAMIVKVPGRLLAVVIMVISMVGIYAVNTRLFDAGVAVVMGVLGYVLLRMGWPVVTLVMGVVLGEIMENRLRQTLSLGDGSLMILFQRPICLVLLALTLLTIAVPLIRDFRKARKKARPPS from the coding sequence ATGTTTGAGCATATGTTGGACGGGTTTTATGCCGCGTTTTCCCTGGCCAATCTGGCCGCCCTGGTTTTCGGGTCGTTTGTGGGGGTGGTGGTGGGAATCCTGCCGGGCCTGGGGCCCATGGTGGGGATGGTGGTGCTGCTGCCCTTCACCTTTTCCTTTCCTCCGGACATTGCCCTGTCCCTGCTGCTCGGCGTATTCTGCGGCGGATATTTCGGCGGGGCCATCCCGGCGGTACTCCTGCGCACGCCCGGAGTGCCTTCCTCCATTGTCACCAGTTTTGACGGCTATCCCCTGACCCAGAAGGGCCAGGCCCAGGCGGCCCTGTCCGCAGCCCTGCTGGGGTCTTTCGGGGGCGGGGTCATCAGTGTGCTGATTCTCATGTTTCTGGCCCCGGTCCTGGCCCATGTGGCAGCCAGTTTCGGGCCGCCCGAGTATTTTACCGTGGCCCTGTTCGGGGTGGTCCTGGTGGTAATGGCGTTCCGGTCCCAGCTGGGACGTGGTATCATGCTTTTGGGCTTAGGATTCTGGTTTTCCACCGTGGGGATCGACGGCACCACCCTGAGCGAGCGGTATGTGTTCGGGACCCTGGCCATGCAGAACGGCCTGGATATCGTGCCCATCTGCCTGGGGCTGTTCGGCATCGGCCAGACACTGATCCTGGTGGAACAGAATATCATGAAAACCGACCATGTGCACCTGAGCCGGTCCACCCTGGATTTTTCCCAGCTGTGGGCCGCGCTGAAATATTGGAAAACCCTGGTCCGGTCCGGGGTGATCGGCACTTTTGTGGGACTGCTGCCCGGCACGGGGTCGATCCTGGCTTCTTTTATGTCCTATGATACCGCCAAACGCCTGTCCCCTGAAAAAGAGCGTTTCGGCCACGGCACCCCGGAAGGATGCATCGCCTCGGAAGCCGGCAACAATGCCGTGCCGGCCGGGGCCATGATCCCGCTGCTCACCTTAGGCATCCCCGGGGATGCGTTGAGTGCGGTGCTGCTGGGGGTGTTTACCATCAACGGTATTTATCCGGGACCATTGCTCCTGGTCAAGGAACCGGTACTGATTTCCACGTTGTATTTTTCCATGCTGCTTATCAATGTGGCCGCCTTTGCCATGCTCATGATCTGGCTGCGGCCCTTTGCCATGATCGTGAAGGTGCCGGGGCGCCTGCTGGCCGTGGTGATCATGGTGATCTCCATGGTGGGGATCTATGCGGTGAACACCCGGTTGTTCGATGCCGGGGTGGCCGTTGTCATGGGGGTGCTGGGGTATGTGCTGCTGCGGATGGGCTGGCCTGTGGTGACCCTGGTGATGGGGGTGGTGCTGGGAGAGATCATGGAAAACCGGTTGCGCCAGACCCTGAGCCTGGGGGACGGCAGCCTGATGATCCTGTTCCAGCGGCCCATCTGCCTGGTCCTGCTGGCCCTGACCCTGCTTACCATTGCGGTCCCTCTGATCCGGGATTTCCGCAAAGCCCGGAAAAAGGCCCGGCCACCCTCTTAA
- a CDS encoding tripartite tricarboxylate transporter TctB family protein, which translates to MKPNTLNSRTHDLLGSVLGIAALALLVVSPWLVDTTGPDPFYKGPLLFPLITLGLILAGSVPSLIRLVRPGDARWYLDGLGRPVRAAKVLACLVLFLGSLVVFGLEISTLVFLAAALKLVGQDSRLKMILVPLLVTVILTVIFKQFLGVWFPEPLVMGFFTE; encoded by the coding sequence ATGAAACCCAACACCCTGAACAGCCGAACCCATGATCTGCTGGGATCGGTGCTGGGTATTGCGGCCCTGGCCCTGCTGGTGGTGTCCCCCTGGCTGGTGGATACCACGGGGCCGGATCCTTTCTACAAAGGGCCCCTGCTGTTTCCATTGATCACCCTGGGCCTGATCCTGGCAGGGTCAGTGCCGTCATTGATACGGCTGGTCAGACCCGGAGATGCCCGATGGTACCTGGACGGTCTGGGCCGGCCCGTGCGGGCCGCAAAAGTGCTGGCCTGCCTGGTGCTGTTTCTGGGCAGCCTCGTGGTCTTCGGCCTGGAAATATCCACCCTGGTGTTTCTGGCAGCGGCCCTGAAGCTGGTAGGCCAGGATTCCCGGCTCAAGATGATCCTGGTGCCGCTGCTGGTGACCGTTATCCTGACAGTCATATTCAAGCAGTTTTTAGGGGTCTGGTTTCCTGAACCGCTGGTAATGGGTTTTTTCACGGAGTAG
- a CDS encoding Bug family tripartite tricarboxylate transporter substrate binding protein, protein MKNKIASLMLVVMFFALALPGICLAAWPKKPIMIMIPWPAGNDPSTMVASAMAPVMSDELGVPVKVVNKPGGGAVLATNELRNSRPDGYTMGLISIGPMITQVLRGKTPYANEDLKPLGLVWSSPFTLACRADAPYNNLKELAEYGRTHELKLAHWGLGAVPTLIAMNAGKIGGFQWKETAYKDLNPLLVVKGDADVITFSIPGIKDYVESGKMKILACMLPDRLPDYPDVPTVAEQGFGDAYSIWFGAFVAAQTPDDIADQLSDTFFKVMARPEIQKVIQNVGVIPHPTGPAAARKQMDSELANFGAIMKDLGIIE, encoded by the coding sequence ATGAAAAACAAGATTGCAAGTCTGATGCTGGTTGTCATGTTCTTCGCTCTGGCCCTGCCCGGTATCTGCCTGGCGGCCTGGCCCAAAAAACCCATTATGATCATGATCCCCTGGCCGGCGGGAAATGACCCGTCCACCATGGTGGCTTCTGCCATGGCCCCGGTGATGTCCGATGAACTGGGCGTGCCGGTGAAAGTGGTGAACAAGCCGGGCGGCGGTGCGGTCCTGGCGACCAACGAGCTGAGAAACAGCCGGCCGGACGGGTACACCATGGGCCTGATCTCCATCGGCCCCATGATCACCCAGGTGCTCCGGGGAAAAACCCCTTACGCGAATGAGGATCTCAAGCCTCTGGGGCTGGTGTGGTCTTCACCATTCACCCTGGCGTGCCGGGCCGATGCCCCCTACAATAATCTTAAGGAACTGGCGGAATACGGCAGGACCCATGAACTGAAACTGGCCCACTGGGGCCTGGGAGCCGTGCCCACCCTGATTGCCATGAACGCAGGCAAAATCGGGGGATTCCAATGGAAAGAGACCGCTTATAAAGACCTGAACCCCCTGCTGGTGGTCAAAGGGGATGCAGATGTGATCACTTTTTCCATCCCCGGTATCAAAGATTATGTGGAATCCGGAAAAATGAAGATCCTGGCCTGCATGCTGCCCGACCGGCTCCCGGATTATCCGGATGTTCCCACAGTGGCGGAACAGGGGTTTGGCGATGCCTATTCCATCTGGTTCGGTGCGTTTGTAGCGGCCCAGACCCCGGACGATATTGCCGATCAGCTCAGTGACACCTTTTTCAAGGTGATGGCCCGGCCGGAAATTCAGAAAGTGATCCAGAATGTGGGCGTGATTCCCCATCCCACCGGTCCTGCGGCAGCCAGAAAACAGATGGACAGTGAGCTGGCTAATTTCGGTGCCATTATGAAGGATCTCGGGATCATTGAATGA
- a CDS encoding FadR/GntR family transcriptional regulator has protein sequence MPDCLQDAVIRKERVSDQIRTVLKQAILDGHFRPGDKFPPEVEIAAKYRVSKASAREALREMEAEGLIQKKRGVFGGSFVAAPGPEKIMDVVTNAYLFGNVTASDLAELRRILEPGLAALAADRRTEDDLAAMAECIDRVAQSIDAGSPDQTRAISFHTLIADACHNPFISALMASLVHVFQQVLAKTPDMETAKQDLTYNRLFYECIRDRDTARAASVMADHFDTLDGMIQKEAQNKQSPPEP, from the coding sequence ATGCCCGATTGTTTGCAGGACGCAGTGATCCGCAAGGAGCGGGTATCTGATCAGATCCGGACCGTGTTGAAGCAAGCGATTCTGGACGGGCATTTCAGGCCGGGGGACAAGTTTCCCCCGGAAGTGGAAATCGCGGCCAAATACCGGGTGAGCAAGGCATCGGCCCGGGAAGCGTTGCGGGAAATGGAGGCCGAAGGCCTGATCCAAAAGAAAAGAGGGGTGTTCGGCGGCAGTTTTGTGGCGGCCCCGGGTCCGGAAAAGATTATGGATGTGGTCACCAATGCCTATCTGTTCGGGAATGTCACGGCATCGGATCTGGCCGAGCTGCGGCGGATTCTGGAGCCGGGCCTGGCAGCCCTGGCCGCAGACCGGCGCACCGAAGACGATCTGGCTGCCATGGCCGAGTGCATTGACCGGGTGGCGCAATCCATCGATGCAGGTTCCCCGGACCAGACCCGGGCCATCTCCTTTCACACGCTCATTGCCGATGCCTGCCACAATCCGTTTATCTCCGCACTCATGGCCTCTCTGGTCCATGTGTTCCAGCAGGTGCTGGCCAAAACCCCGGACATGGAAACTGCAAAACAGGACCTGACCTACAACCGCCTGTTTTATGAATGTATCCGGGACCGGGACACGGCCCGGGCCGCCAGTGTGATGGCGGATCATTTCGACACCCTGGACGGGATGATTCAAAAAGAGGCGCAAAATAAACAATCACCGCCTGAACCATAA
- a CDS encoding aminotransferase class IV: MLSDRKVFVNGKFIAWDQACIHMMSHSFSRGAAIFEVLSVHDTEDTGPCVFRLDAHVQRLFCSAAALDMVPGLSSQAVAAGVCETARENGIRQGAVKILGYNPEIAFDILPSVNTLDIAVFAIDPARDLGRRRVPAADGATLCVSSWRKLDPGTVPVEAKAAANYLNGMLARQEAGKKGCDMAVMLDTQGFLAEGATESIFLVKDGRIMTPALGTVLDSITRNSVITLAKTLGIPVAEARLSPDLLDTAEEIFFTCTPMKMLPVKTCGQRTLSPVPGPVTRQLADLMADVTSGRNRRFADWLFPVS; the protein is encoded by the coding sequence ATGCTTTCTGACCGCAAGGTGTTTGTAAACGGAAAATTTATTGCCTGGGACCAGGCCTGTATCCATATGATGAGCCACAGTTTTTCCAGAGGAGCGGCAATTTTCGAGGTACTGAGTGTCCATGACACTGAAGACACAGGCCCTTGTGTGTTCCGGCTGGATGCCCATGTGCAGCGCCTGTTTTGCAGTGCCGCGGCCCTGGACATGGTGCCGGGCCTGTCTTCGCAAGCAGTGGCGGCAGGAGTGTGCGAAACGGCGCGTGAAAACGGCATCCGCCAGGGGGCTGTGAAGATATTGGGATACAATCCTGAGATCGCTTTTGACATCCTGCCTTCGGTCAACACCCTGGACATTGCCGTGTTTGCCATTGACCCGGCCCGGGACCTGGGCCGGCGGCGGGTGCCGGCAGCAGACGGGGCAACCTTATGCGTTTCCTCATGGCGCAAGCTGGATCCCGGGACCGTCCCGGTCGAGGCCAAGGCAGCGGCCAATTATCTCAATGGCATGCTGGCCCGCCAGGAAGCCGGAAAAAAAGGGTGTGACATGGCAGTGATGCTGGATACCCAGGGATTTCTGGCGGAAGGGGCCACGGAATCCATTTTCCTGGTCAAAGACGGCCGGATTATGACCCCGGCCCTGGGAACCGTTCTGGACAGCATTACCCGGAACAGTGTGATCACCCTGGCAAAGACCCTGGGCATCCCTGTGGCAGAGGCCCGGCTATCTCCGGATCTGCTCGATACGGCCGAAGAGATTTTTTTCACCTGTACCCCCATGAAAATGCTGCCGGTTAAAACCTGTGGGCAGCGCACCCTGTCCCCCGTGCCCGGGCCCGTGACCCGGCAGCTGGCAGACTTGATGGCGGATGTCACATCCGGCCGGAACCGGCGGTTTGCTGACTGGCTTTTTCCGGTTTCCTGA
- a CDS encoding ATP-binding protein: MIHRFMETYRRLIESTRHLQHRYIYHRFNTENRLTGLIGPRGTGKTTLLLQYINEKIENKSQCIYVSVDHLYFSTHLLMDFVDDLYEEFGVRYFFLDEIHKYPNWNQEIKNIYDAYPDIKIIFSGSSSMDLIKGTHDLSRRGVIYHMSGMSFREYLLFNGIADTGFFTFDQIIEKKEQIQSQLGGIPKLKGHFKQYLGCGYYPYFLEDTKTYHQKIIRVIQKTIYEDIADFYKLKTENLSSFKRILSYLATTPPGELNKNSIAKHIGLDGKTIHNYLEMLEETGMVERISKNRAGSNLLKHTEKIYLDNPDLYHAIISEIGYASKTGTIREIFFIKMLKNAGKNIYYSPAGDFEVNKHVFEIGGRSKTGKQIKHLQNKAYLVKDDILYGSRREIPLYLFGFLY, translated from the coding sequence ATGATACACCGTTTCATGGAAACCTACCGGCGGTTGATAGAAAGCACCCGACACCTTCAACACCGCTATATTTACCACAGATTCAACACCGAAAACCGCCTGACCGGCCTGATAGGTCCCAGGGGAACAGGCAAAACCACATTGCTGTTGCAATACATCAACGAAAAAATCGAGAACAAGTCGCAATGCATCTATGTATCGGTTGATCATTTATATTTTTCAACACATCTGTTGATGGATTTTGTCGATGACCTGTATGAAGAATTCGGGGTGCGGTATTTTTTCCTGGATGAAATTCACAAATACCCCAACTGGAACCAGGAGATCAAAAACATTTACGATGCATATCCGGACATAAAAATTATATTTTCCGGCAGCTCAAGCATGGACTTGATTAAAGGCACCCATGATCTGTCCAGAAGGGGTGTCATCTATCACATGAGCGGGATGTCATTCAGAGAATATCTGTTGTTCAACGGCATTGCCGATACGGGGTTCTTTACCTTCGATCAGATCATCGAAAAAAAGGAACAGATCCAATCCCAACTGGGCGGTATTCCAAAACTCAAAGGCCATTTCAAACAATACCTGGGATGCGGTTATTATCCCTATTTTCTGGAAGATACCAAAACATATCATCAAAAAATAATCCGGGTGATCCAGAAAACCATTTACGAGGACATCGCCGATTTTTATAAACTGAAAACCGAAAACCTTTCCAGTTTCAAGCGCATTCTGTCCTATCTGGCCACCACCCCGCCGGGAGAACTCAACAAAAACAGTATTGCCAAACATATTGGCCTAGACGGCAAAACCATCCACAATTATCTGGAAATGCTTGAAGAAACCGGCATGGTCGAACGGATATCAAAAAACAGAGCCGGAAGCAACCTGCTCAAGCACACGGAAAAAATCTATCTGGATAATCCAGACTTGTACCACGCCATCATCAGCGAAATCGGGTATGCATCCAAGACCGGAACCATCCGGGAGATCTTTTTCATCAAGATGCTGAAAAATGCCGGGAAAAATATTTATTACAGCCCGGCCGGCGACTTTGAAGTCAACAAACATGTGTTTGAAATCGGCGGCAGATCCAAAACCGGGAAACAGATCAAGCATCTTCAAAACAAGGCATATCTGGTCAAAGATGATATCTTGTACGGCAGCCGCCGGGAAATTCCGCTGTACCTGTTCGGTTTTTTGTATTAA
- a CDS encoding CoA-transferase subunit beta, with amino-acid sequence MEYTLKELMTICAAREINNGDIVFCGTGISMLAAMAAKNINAPESVIFFETGAIDSELAHIPLAVADPRIMYHTSANGGLMDAFCTMQNPFVGQRVVGILGAAQIDIYGNLNSTVIGDYDAPDVRFSGSGGACDVASFVSRSIIFMKMEKRKFKKKLDYLTSPGYLDGPDGRKNAGLPPGGPDKVITDMGVMGFDPDTRQMILLGCFPGITPAQILDHMEFEIRTDRAVEIDVPTQTELTLLREKCDPHGLIL; translated from the coding sequence ATGGAGTATACATTAAAAGAGCTGATGACCATCTGTGCGGCCCGGGAGATCAACAACGGCGATATCGTGTTCTGCGGTACGGGCATCTCCATGCTGGCGGCCATGGCTGCCAAGAACATCAACGCCCCGGAAAGCGTGATTTTTTTTGAAACCGGGGCCATTGATTCCGAGCTGGCCCACATTCCCCTGGCCGTGGCCGATCCCCGGATCATGTATCACACCTCGGCCAACGGCGGGTTGATGGATGCGTTCTGCACCATGCAGAATCCGTTTGTGGGCCAGCGGGTGGTGGGCATTCTGGGGGCAGCCCAGATCGATATTTACGGCAATCTCAACTCCACGGTGATCGGGGATTATGACGCCCCGGATGTAAGATTTTCAGGCTCCGGCGGGGCCTGTGACGTGGCCTCGTTTGTGTCCCGCAGCATTATTTTCATGAAAATGGAGAAGCGGAAATTCAAGAAAAAACTGGATTATCTCACCAGCCCCGGGTATCTGGACGGGCCGGACGGCCGCAAAAATGCGGGCCTGCCACCGGGTGGCCCTGACAAAGTGATCACGGACATGGGGGTGATGGGATTTGATCCGGACACCCGGCAGATGATCCTGCTGGGCTGCTTTCCCGGGATCACCCCGGCACAGATTCTGGATCACATGGAGTTTGAGATCCGCACGGACCGGGCTGTGGAAATTGATGTGCCCACACAGACCGAACTGACCCTGTTGCGGGAAAAATGCGATCCCCATGGGTTGATTCTCTGA